Genomic window (Fundidesulfovibrio magnetotacticus):
GGCGGGCAGCGCGCCGGCGCGCAGCACCACGGCCAGGTCGCGGGCCTCGGTGTCGGTGTAGCGGCCGGTGATCTGGGCGCGTCCTCCGGCGATCTTGTCCTGGATCACGGGGGCGGAGTAGGCCTTGCCGTCCAGGATGATGGCCATGCGCTTCTTGAGGTTCTCGCCCGTGACGCGCTCGAAGATCTTCGCGCCGCGCTGGGTGAAGACAAGGCCCACGTAAGGCTGGTTGTTGTTCTGGTCGAAGTTCACGCGGGCGTCGGCGATGTGCTCGCCCGTGAGCACCGCGTCGGACTTCACCACCAGGGGCTTTTCCGCATACTCGCCGCCGGGGGCGGAAACGCGTTCCATCACCAGCTCGCGGCCCGGGGGCAGGTTGCCCTTCTGGGCCTTGGCCACGTCGGCGGTTTCGTCCACGATCTTGAATTCCAGGTGGGCGGTCTTGCCCACCAGGGCGATGGCGCGCTCGGGGTCTTTCATGCCGGGCAGCTGGATCTGGATGCGGTCGCCGGACTGCTTGCGGATGTCGGGCTCGGCCACGCCGAACTGGTCGATGCGGTTGCGGATGGTCTTCACGGCCTGGTCGAGGGTGAGGCCTTCCAGGTTCTTCACGTACTCGGGCTTGTACTGCACCACATACTTGACCTTGTCGTCCTCGACCGCCGCGCTGGAGGCCACGGCGAGCGAGGGAAAGTCGCGCTTGAGCAGTTCGTCGAATTCGGCCTTCTTGCCCGGCGTGGCCAGCACGAACTCCAGGCGGCGGGCGTCCAGGAGATTCTGCCGGATGACGGTCAGTTCCTTCTCCTGGGCCTGGGCCTTGATGTCCTGTCCGGCCTGGGACAGGGAGTTGGCCAGGGCCTTGTCCAGGTCAACGCCCAGGGTGAGGTGGATGCCGCCCTTGAGGTCGAGGCCGAGGCTCACCTGCTTGGCGGGCAGCATTTTGCCCAGCGGCGATTGCCGCACGGATTCGACGGACGGCAGGGTGAACACGAGCCCCAGGACGAGGACGATCCCCACCACGATCAGACGCCAGGACAGGCTGGACATGCACGCTCCTTGGAATGCGCGAAAGGGGAAACCCCAGGTTTCCCCTCGCGAATGGTCGATCAGACGGACGGAAGCGGAATTATTTCTTCTCTTCCGGCGCGTCGCTCTTGGGTTCTTCGGCCTTTTTCTCGACGGCCTTGGGGGCCTCGTCGGCCTTCTTGCCCTTCTTGTTCTGGGCCTGGGCCTGCACCATGTCGGCCAGACCGGCCACGTAGCTGCGCATCACCGTGATGACCACGCCGGGCGCGATCTCCACGTTGACCTTGTCGTCGGTGATGGAATCGATGCGCCCGTAGATGCCTCCGCCGGTGAGGATTCGGTCGCCGCGTTTGAGATTCTTGAGCATCTCGCGCATTTCCTTCTGCTTCTTCTGCTGCGGACGAATCAGCAGGAAGTAGAAGATGACGAACATCAGGATCAGCGGAAGGAAGGACATCAGCCCGCCCTGGCCGCCGTCGGCGCCCCCCGCGGGCATCTGTCCCATGGCATGGGCCACGCTGGTCAGAAACATTGAATCCTCCAGTGGTTGGTTACGTGTTCTTCCAGCCTAGCAGGCAACGTAGAGGTTGCCGTACGGACGGTGGGAGAACGGCTTCACGCGCTGGAAGGGTTCAGCCAAAACGGCCTTCAAGTCAACCCCGAATTCCTGGCAGAACTGTTCGAGGTTGGCGGTGATGAGCTTCATGTCCTCTTCGTCCACCGGTTCGGTCTTCAAATGGGGTCCCAGCTGTTCCAGGGGAACTTCACCGCGCACGTAGATCACGCCGCCGTGCATGCCGGTGCCCAGCGAGCGCCCGCAGATGGGCGCAGAGGGTTTGCCGGTGAACATGCCCAGCAGGATGATGGCCCCGCCGGCCATGTACTCGCCCAGGAAGTCGCCGGCCTTGCCGCCGATCACCAGCACGGGGAACTTTTCCTTGTAGGCCTTCATGTGGATGCCCACGCGGTAGCCCACGTCGCCCTTCACGAGCACCTTGCCGCCGCGCATGGCGTAGCCCACCACGTCGCCGGCCATGCCGTCGATGACCACGAGGCCGTCGTCCATGGTGTTGCCCACGCCGTCCTGGGCGTTGCCCTGCACGTGGATGGTGGGGCCGCGCATGAAGGCGGCCATGTCCTGCCCCGGCACGCCCTTGACCAGGAACTTGAGGTCCCCGTCCAGGCCGTCGGCGATGTAGCGCTGGCCGCGCACGTTGATGATCTCGAACTCGGTTTCGCCCTGGGCCACCAGTTCGCGGATCTGCTTGTTCAGCTCACGGTAGTAGACGTTGTCGGCGTCGAGCAGCATGTCGCTCCCTCACTGGAGGGGGAGTCTCCGGCGGCAAGGCCAGGGGCTCTGCCCCTGGACCCCGGCAGGGCCCTGCCCTGCACCCGCTGGGGGGAATGATTCCCCCCAGACCCCCTCGGTTATGGCTTCGCCGTTCACCGCACGCATGGCCGGTGACGCCCGCGAAGCCCACTAAAGTTTTTTGGAAGGGGGTTCGGGGGAAACCTTTTGTTCACAAAAGGTTTCCCCCGATATTCTCTTCCTAGTCTTCCAGCTTCACGATGACGGGTTCGCCCGCCTTGGGAGCCCAGACGTTGTCCAGTTCGCGGCAGACGTCGCGGATGGAGGACTCCTCGCTGGACATGAACACGTTGGCCCCGCTTTCGGCGATGACCAGGGGCCGCAGCTTGATGCGGTCGTTCAGGCCCATGAGGCACGTGCCGTCGGAGACCAGGATGGCGAAGGGTCCGTTGAGCAGCGCCGAACCGTAGACCATGCGCAGGGCGGTGAAGGCCTGCTTCTGTTCCTCGGGCATGCGGTCGATCTCGTCCCAGAACGGGGGCGCGAAGACCCAGGAGGCCATGCGCAGGGAGAGGCCGTGCTTGCGCACCAGGAGGTCCAGCTCGTAGGCCACCACCTCGGTGTCGGTCATGAGGGTGCACTCGTAGTCGTGCTCGCAGAGGTAGCGGCGGTTGATGCCGTAGGAGCTGATTTCGCCGTTGTGCACGATGGACCAGTCCAGCAGAGTGAAGGGGTGCGCGCCGCCCCACCAGCCGGGAGTGTTGGTGGGGAAACGGTTGTGACCGGTCCAGATGTAGGCGGAATACTCGTCGAGGCGGAAGAACTCGGCGATGTCCTCGGGGAAGCCGACGCCCTTGAAGGCGCCCATGTTCTTGCCCGAGGAGAAGACGAAGGCCGGGGTCTTCTTGTTGATGTGCATGATGACGTTGACGACGTAGTCCTTCTCGTCGTTGGTGCGCCACATGGGCCGGTCCATGCCCTGCTTGGGGGTGAGGAAGAACCGCCAGACCAGGGGCGGGTTCTTGATCACGGGGGTGGGCTTGGTGGGGATGGGCTGCGATTCGTGGATGGTGAAGAACAGCTTCACCAGTTCCTCGGCGCGGTCGAGCCCTTCCTGGGTGTCGGCCATGATGTGGAAGGCGTACTTGTCGGCGTGCTCGGGATAGATGCCGTAGGCCGCGAAGCCGCCGCCGAGGCCGTTACCCCGGTCGTGCATGGTGCACATGGCCTGGATGGGCATGGACCCGGGGATGAGCTCGCGCTTGGTGTTGATGACGCCGAAGACGCCGCACCCCGAGATGTCCTTCTGGAAGTCGTAGTATCTTTCTGGTGCCTTCATGGGCTTTCGCGTCTCCTTAAACGATCTCTTGGGCGCCGACGGGATTGAACTTCTCGTCGAAGAAGCCTTCCGGCCACTGGAGGATGGAGGGCTGTCCGCCCACGAGCTTCTCCTTGACGGCCGGGTCCAGGGGGAACTTGAAGCGGATGAAGCCGGTGTAGAGCCCGGCGGTGTCGATGTCGCCCACGAGCACGTAGCCCACCAGGCGCTCGTCCTTGAAGACGAGCTTGCGGTAGGTGCCGTGTTCCTCGTCCAGGGCGTCGAACACCTCGATGCCGGTCTCGTCCGGGGCGGGGTTCACCACGCCCACGGAAACGGTGGGCAGGCCGTAGAAGGAGATGGAGTTCATGGCCAGGCCGCCCGTGTAGGGGCTTTGGCCTCCGGCCATGTTCTTGCCCGCGTAGAAGCCCTGGTTGAAGGCGTTGGGCCAGATGGGCACCACGCGGTTCTCGTCCAGGATCAGGTCCTTGGCCTGGGCCACGTCTCCGGCCGCGAACACCGAGGGATCGGAGGAGGCGAGGGATTCGTCCACCACCACGCCGCGGTCCACCTTGATGCCCGCGTCCTTGGCCAGGGCTGCCGCAGGGACCACGCCGATGGCGATCACCACGGCCTGGGCGGGCAGGAAGACGCCGTTCTTGAGGGTGACGCCCTGCACCTCGCCGTCGGGTCCGCGCTTGATCTCGGTGGCCTGGGTGGAGCAGTGCACGCTGATGCCCACTTCCTCCAGGCGCTTGGAGACGAGGTTTCCGGCCTTGTCGTCGAAGGCGGCGGAGAGCACGCGGGGGGCCAGCTCCACGATGGAGACCTTCACGCCCCTGTCGTGCAGGGCCTCGGCGGCCTTGAGGCCGATGAGGCCGCCGCCGATCACCACCACCTGCTTGCAGTTCTTGGCCACGTCCACCAGTGTTTCGGCGTGGGCCAGGGTGGTGAAGGAGTAGACGCCGGAGCCGTCCTTGCCGGGCAGGGGCGGCACGAAGGGCACGCCGCCGGTGGCCAGCAGGAGCCTGTCGTAGGGGTAGTTGTGTCCGTCGGCGGTGGCCACGGTCCTGGCCTTGGTGTCGATGGAAGTCACCTTTGCGCCAAGGATCATTTTGACCTTGTTCTTGTCATAGAAGGTGACGGGCCTCAGCTGCATGCGCTCGGGGCCGATCTTGCCGGCCAGCAGGTAGGAGATGAGCGGGCGGCCGTAGGTGGGGGAGCTCTCCTCGGAGACCACCAGGATCTCGCCGTCGGGATCGACCCTGCGGATGCCCTCGATGGCTCCCACGCTGGCCACGCCGTTGCCCACGATCACGTATTTCATCGGTATTCTCCGCTTAGTCCTTGCCGCGATCTTCGAAGACCAGGCCAGCGTTGGGGCAGGCTTCCACGCAGGCGGGGGTGTCGCGTCCCGCGCACATGTCGCACTTGACGATCTTTTCCTTGAACGGGTGCCTGCGGATGGAGCCGAAGGGGCAGGCCATCAGGCAGGACCAGCAGCCCACGCACTGCTCCTCGTTGTATTCGCAGCGCCCGGTCTCCGGGTTCTTGGTGAGGGCGCCGGAGATGCAGGCGGCCACGCACATGGGCTCTTCGCAGTGGCGGCAGGAGAGGGCCACGCAGATGGGGCCGTCCTGGGCCACGTTGCGGCGCGGCGCCAGGCCTTCCTGGGCCTTTTCCACGTTGTGGGCCAGGATGGTGTCTTTGGTCTTGGAGTGGGCGGTCACGCAGGCCACCTCGCAGAGGTGGCAGCCGATGCACACTTCCTTGTTGGGATAGATCTTCTTCATGGCGGGTTACCTCCCGGCGGCCTTGACGCCCAGGGTGTCGAGCTCCACGGAGTTCAGGCCCACGGCGCGCAGCTTGTCGCGGTTGCCGCGCAGGCTCTCGATGGAGTTGAGCCCCATGCCGCCCAGCATCTCCTCGATTTCGTGGGACCAGGCCCGCACGAGGTTGACCATCTTCTTGGCCGCGATGTCGGGGTTCTGGCGCTTGGCCAGGTAGGGGTCGTTGGTGGCGATGCCCCAGGGGCACTTGCCGGTGTAGCAGCGCGCGCAAAGGGTGCAGCCCACGGAGAGCAGCGCCGCGGTGGCGATGTACACGGCGTCCGCGCCCAGGGCGATGGCCTTCACCACGTCGGCGGAGCAGCGCGTGCCGCCCGCGGCCACGATGGAGGCCTGGTTGCGGATGCCTTCGTCGCGCAGGCGCTGGTCCACGCTGGCCAGGGCCAGCTCGATGGGGATGCCCACGTTGTCGCGGATCATGGCCGGGGCCGCGCCGGTGCCGCCGCGCACGCCGTCGATGGTCACGATGTCCGCGCCGGCGCGCACGATGCCCGAGGCGATGGCCGCCACGTTGTGCACCGCCGCGATCTTCACCGAAACCGGCACCCGGTAGGCGCTGGCTTCCTTGAGGGCGAAGATGAGCTGGTGGAGATCCTCGATGGAGTAGATGTCGTGGTGCGGCGCGGGCGAGATGGCGTCGGAGCCCAGGGGGACCATGCGCGTCTCGGAGACCTTGGCGTTGATCTTCTCGCCGGGAAGGTGGCCGCCGATGCCGGGCTTGGCGCCCTGGCCGATCTTGATCTCGATGGCGCCGCCCGCGTTGAGGTAGTCGCGGTGCACGCCGAAGCGGCCGGAGGCCACCTGCACGATGGTGTTGGCCCCGTACTGGTAGAGGCTGTGGTGCAGGCCGCCCTCACCGGTGTTGTAGAAGGTGCCCAGCTCGGTGGCGGCGCGGGCCATGGCCACGTGCAGGTTGAAGTTGATGGAGCCGAAGCTCATGGCCGAGAACATGATCGGCGTGTTGAGCTTGATGTTGGGCTTCATCTCCGTCTTGACCTTGGGCCCCTGGTCGGTCTGCTCGAACTGGAGCGCGTTGGGCTTGGCGCCCAGGAAAGTGCGCAGCTCCATGGGTTCGCGCAGCGGGTCGATGGAGGGGTTGGTGACCTGGCTCGCGTCGAGGAGCATCTTGTCCCAGTAGACGGGGATGTCCACGGGGGAGCCCATGCCCGCCAGGAGCACGCCGCCGGAGTCGGCCTGTTTGTAGATGTTCTTGATGAACACCGGCCGCCAGAGGGCGTTGGGCTTGAAGGTGGAGGGCTTCTCCTGGATGAGCAGGGCCTGGGTGGGACAAAGCGCCTCGCAGCGGTGGCAGCCGATGCACTTGGTGTTGTCGTGGCGCACGCAC
Coding sequences:
- the secD gene encoding protein translocase subunit SecD — encoded protein: MSSLSWRLIVVGIVLVLGLVFTLPSVESVRQSPLGKMLPAKQVSLGLDLKGGIHLTLGVDLDKALANSLSQAGQDIKAQAQEKELTVIRQNLLDARRLEFVLATPGKKAEFDELLKRDFPSLAVASSAAVEDDKVKYVVQYKPEYVKNLEGLTLDQAVKTIRNRIDQFGVAEPDIRKQSGDRIQIQLPGMKDPERAIALVGKTAHLEFKIVDETADVAKAQKGNLPPGRELVMERVSAPGGEYAEKPLVVKSDAVLTGEHIADARVNFDQNNNQPYVGLVFTQRGAKIFERVTGENLKKRMAIILDGKAYSAPVIQDKIAGGRAQITGRYTDTEARDLAVVLRAGALPAPVTVLEQRTVGPSLGQESIDNGMMSIGVAFAAIALFMLVYYGLSGVVANVALVLNLVLIMAGLSLFGATLTLPGIAGILLTIALSVDANIIIFERIREEIRLGLPWRASIKEGFARGTLTILDANVTTLIAAIVLYEYGTGPIRGFAVTLMLGIVASMFTAIFVSHSLLDLFTLGKKPEAKLSI
- the yajC gene encoding preprotein translocase subunit YajC, with translation MFLTSVAHAMGQMPAGGADGGQGGLMSFLPLILMFVIFYFLLIRPQQKKQKEMREMLKNLKRGDRILTGGGIYGRIDSITDDKVNVEIAPGVVITVMRSYVAGLADMVQAQAQNKKGKKADEAPKAVEKKAEEPKSDAPEEKK
- a CDS encoding class II glutamine amidotransferase; the protein is MKAPERYYDFQKDISGCGVFGVINTKRELIPGSMPIQAMCTMHDRGNGLGGGFAAYGIYPEHADKYAFHIMADTQEGLDRAEELVKLFFTIHESQPIPTKPTPVIKNPPLVWRFFLTPKQGMDRPMWRTNDEKDYVVNVIMHINKKTPAFVFSSGKNMGAFKGVGFPEDIAEFFRLDEYSAYIWTGHNRFPTNTPGWWGGAHPFTLLDWSIVHNGEISSYGINRRYLCEHDYECTLMTDTEVVAYELDLLVRKHGLSLRMASWVFAPPFWDEIDRMPEEQKQAFTALRMVYGSALLNGPFAILVSDGTCLMGLNDRIKLRPLVIAESGANVFMSSEESSIRDVCRELDNVWAPKAGEPVIVKLED
- a CDS encoding NAD(P)/FAD-dependent oxidoreductase, which gives rise to MKYVIVGNGVASVGAIEGIRRVDPDGEILVVSEESSPTYGRPLISYLLAGKIGPERMQLRPVTFYDKNKVKMILGAKVTSIDTKARTVATADGHNYPYDRLLLATGGVPFVPPLPGKDGSGVYSFTTLAHAETLVDVAKNCKQVVVIGGGLIGLKAAEALHDRGVKVSIVELAPRVLSAAFDDKAGNLVSKRLEEVGISVHCSTQATEIKRGPDGEVQGVTLKNGVFLPAQAVVIAIGVVPAAALAKDAGIKVDRGVVVDESLASSDPSVFAAGDVAQAKDLILDENRVVPIWPNAFNQGFYAGKNMAGGQSPYTGGLAMNSISFYGLPTVSVGVVNPAPDETGIEVFDALDEEHGTYRKLVFKDERLVGYVLVGDIDTAGLYTGFIRFKFPLDPAVKEKLVGGQPSILQWPEGFFDEKFNPVGAQEIV
- a CDS encoding 4Fe-4S dicluster domain-containing protein, yielding MKKIYPNKEVCIGCHLCEVACVTAHSKTKDTILAHNVEKAQEGLAPRRNVAQDGPICVALSCRHCEEPMCVAACISGALTKNPETGRCEYNEEQCVGCWSCLMACPFGSIRRHPFKEKIVKCDMCAGRDTPACVEACPNAGLVFEDRGKD
- a CDS encoding glutamate synthase-related protein gives rise to the protein MAFAPINKNYHDFFVVRDKEACINCQVCVRQCSYGVHYWDEARQCVRHDNTKCIGCHRCEALCPTQALLIQEKPSTFKPNALWRPVFIKNIYKQADSGGVLLAGMGSPVDIPVYWDKMLLDASQVTNPSIDPLREPMELRTFLGAKPNALQFEQTDQGPKVKTEMKPNIKLNTPIMFSAMSFGSINFNLHVAMARAATELGTFYNTGEGGLHHSLYQYGANTIVQVASGRFGVHRDYLNAGGAIEIKIGQGAKPGIGGHLPGEKINAKVSETRMVPLGSDAISPAPHHDIYSIEDLHQLIFALKEASAYRVPVSVKIAAVHNVAAIASGIVRAGADIVTIDGVRGGTGAAPAMIRDNVGIPIELALASVDQRLRDEGIRNQASIVAAGGTRCSADVVKAIALGADAVYIATAALLSVGCTLCARCYTGKCPWGIATNDPYLAKRQNPDIAAKKMVNLVRAWSHEIEEMLGGMGLNSIESLRGNRDKLRAVGLNSVELDTLGVKAAGR